The following are from one region of the Pocillopora verrucosa isolate sample1 chromosome 3, ASM3666991v2, whole genome shotgun sequence genome:
- the LOC131798167 gene encoding probable ATP-dependent RNA helicase DDX60: MDEEGEEYNSTSDCDSDISVSDSENDRHEDDDGEELSDREDGEIQLEDEGSENGEEEEELENEEVSLFDEIAASEMPMAEDSDENDSKPKLDIGMNMRRVSKFYDGPKVRPQYLNILTDFVDAEIFLIDGDSLLLELLCQSSLDWQHGGQFLHLTYLLERFLQYFKDKGGVFHVVFFKEVEIIWKSRPSMLLARQALILHLQHNTPFITETSIASVWDKHWKEFIDRNIPAFLVLTDAENVPWKKTGETKMLDEAVEFFFRCLLLHCLGQGLNCVFISGVQMTATKVMGYYNESTSEHRLFFRKYGKAVRDTWDWLMGYWRRQCTQENIAGCAVTENQIDIQSEVQVALQSPPQGGCREVATILACVQVLLLLLHNDNISKDTMKAAEDKVKLFLLQSALLKKLPLKYRAHTVNSSLLDEFCKAKDGKVYPFHEIHTSLWQILRVIESVLRDAYKDDSAANVLDMTSVADLMDGRLVHTLFWLIMKQISQGSKDLSLPQDVKRDVESAWEKVVALVNGSCHSHSLESQFFPLFDGSSTSLHHEERTNPDQVSGAKLKRLLDVESVLVNEYVGDIRSRINAMAGDETEDEVLLIGKEFDEQYHWHSLRPLSDDYDRTKQTFTDKPPTDPKERKWYLKQKMKYVRYQRFYGNSLVGGVDKAKIITVKEEVAKKKKGKNKDGKLGEKAKRIIEQNDKKRKDEERKKDQEKWNNFLKDIDNNLKKDKFSTVLQLVDKYLEDCKTPELHLQALMKKAQSCVGAWQQTRAADAGSNDMKYPVLLLKSVQKMAEDFHSLLTDKEKKKLAGFMRKLGFDDIAATLYDLPEESERKAQQLSVHTTSARFQLDCMGHLLKRETRTDRDSRVDHFIPDTWQRELLDAVDKNESAVIVAPTSSGKTFASYYCMEKVLTQDNDGVVVYVSPTKALVNQVAATVYARFHRKQLPEGRAVYGVFTRDYRFNTLNSQILVTVPQCLEILFLSPRRQDWTKNVRYVIFDEVHCLGQEIGAEVWEHLLLLIRCPFLALSATIGNPDDLTRWLQAAQNFREQQDKQENCPMRKSYRIRLVTFHERYSDLEKNVYLPSPSNGGFSEESMEYEGVYDVKATREFVRLHPCAQLGAKQLQENSFPRDMDFTPQESLQLFDVMAKHWPNKESLQKLSPERYFEKNKFIDKSCARQYEKDLKREFKSWADEKHLEKVQAVIQSLNSVLLEKQASTEEEWTQLGMASLGKFFIWSNFPKLVEQLKAQGKLPALVFSFDRIFCEELAFGLAQHFRKREKLIKGQNNWKDLKLAIKRVRKAEKKFKRLRDGEAESTKEERLCRQVGQQYEKDFSVLTGPIPECTLAFTHEIGNEDLQKIMGRIWSVHGYSQLKNALRRGISYHHAGLKNRIRCCVEMLFREKYLQVVTATGTLALGIHMPCKTVVFAGDSPFLNSLQYRQMSGRAGRRGFDPVGNVVFFGVPFRKIQRLITANVPKIVGNFPINVSLVLRLLLMISKGDDVKDALGTKALSLLSHPFISITHPGMEGQIKKHFLFSVELLARLGLIKQENGAPQEMAGLATHLHYHEPSNYVLVSFLQRGLFHKICQPGKNGKFSDDVLRKMVLVLSHLFGRRYLHPSYKRAVHLCPTSKVILEDLPDEFATALREYNRQVTDVFSQYLTTVAADLERERGEENKLPLSGIEFPKQASVGDDEKYDVIEGLVSSSIPYSACSSFAALSGNSDIQLHSSSETAASYPKSHERNVDVAKENATVELYEEDIEEEPIDHLLEIVRRDVYIDIHVVPILRLKKCNPVGSAMPLNAYALDFFKHGSAKVIEKENGIKAGEVFQVLKDFFLTMKSISTSLEELGPEGDNVVVAFKQLAEEYGNKFRKQFGADI; encoded by the exons ATGGACGAAGAAGGCGAAGAATACAATTCCACCTCTGATTGCGACTCTGATATTTCCGTTTCCGACTCAGAAAATGACAGACATGAAGACGACGATGGTGAAGAACTCT CGGATCGAGAAGACGGAGAGATTCAACTCGAAGATGAAGGCTCGGAGAACggtgaagaagaggaagaactggaaaatgaagaagTATCATTATTCGACGAGA TTGCAGCCTCAGAAATGCCAATGGCAGAAGATTCTGATGAAAATGACTCTAAGCCGAAACTCGACATTGGCATGAATATGCGCCGTGTTAGTAAATTTTACGACGGTCCAAAAGTTAGGCCACA ATATCTCAACATTCTGACAGACTTTGTTGATGCGGAGATTTTCCTGATTGATGGCGACTCTTTGCTGTTGGAGCTTCTTTGCCAAAGTAGCCTGGACTGGCAACATGGCGGACAGTTTCTGCATCTCACCTATCTACTTGAACGATTCCTCCAGTATTTTAAAGATAAAG GTGGTGTTTTCCACGTTGTCTTTTTCAAAGAAGTGGAGATCATCTGGAAAAGTCGACCATCCATGCTGTTGGCACGACAAGCTCTAATTCTTCATCTTCAGCACAACACGCCTTTCATAACTGAGACTTCAATAGCAAGTGTTTGGGACAAGCATTGGAAAGAGTTCATCGATCGTAATATTCCCGCATTTCTGGTGTTAACTGACGCGGAAAATGTTCCATGGAAAAAGACTGGAGAGACGAAAATGCTTGATGAGGCAGTGGAATTTTTCTTCCGATGTCTTCTGTTACACTGTCTTGGACAAGGATTGAATTGTGTCTTTATCTCAGGCGTCCAGATGACCGCGACAAAAGTGATGGGATATTATAACGAGTCCACGTCAGAACATAGATTATTCTTCAGAAAG TATGGTAAAGCAGTCCGTGATACGTGGGATTGGTTGATGGGGTATTGGCGCCGTCAATGTACTCAGGAAAACATCGCCGGATGTGCAGTAACAGAAAATCAG ATTGATATCCAGTCGGAAGTTCAAGTTGCTCTTCAATCTCCACCACAAGGTGGATGTCGGGAAGTTGCCACAATCCTTGCTTGTGTGCAGGTCCTCTTACTTCTACTTCACAACGACAACATTAGTAAG GATACGATGAAGGCTGCCGAGGATAAGGTCAAACTTTTCCTTCTTCAGTCTGCACTTCTTAAGAAACTTCCGTTGAAGTACAGAGCTCATACCGTAAACAGTTCTTTGTTGGACGAATTTTGCAAAGCGAAAGATGGCAAAGTTTATCCCTTTCACGAA ATCCATACGAGTTTATGGCAGATTTTAAGGGTGATAGAATCAGTTTTGAGAGATGCTTATAAAGACGACAGTGCCGCGAATGTATTAGACATGACTTCAGTGGCAGATCTAATGGACGGACGCCTAGTCCATACTCTCTTCTGGCTTATTATGAAACAGATATCCCAGGGATCAAAAG ACCTCAGTCTACCTCAGGATGTTAAACGAGATGTTGAGTCTGCATGGGAGAAAGTTGTCGCTCTTGTGAATGGATCATGTCATTCACATTCTCTAGAAAGTcaattttttccattgtttgaCGGAAGTTCTACAAGTCTTCATCACGAGGAAA GAACAAATCCTGATCAAGTCTCCGGCGCGAAGCTCAAAAGGCTACTTGACGTTGAAAGTGTTCTTGTGAATGAGTATGTTGGTGATATTAGATCAAGAATTAACGCCATGGCTGG aGACGAGACCGAAGACGAAGTGTTACTGATTGGCAAAGAATTTGACGAGCAGTACCACTGGCATTCTCTCAGGCCACTATCTGATGATTACGACAGGACAAAGCAGACTTTTACAG ATAAGCCTCCGACTGATCCCAAAGAGAGAAAGTggtatttaaaacaaaagatgaagtACGTTCGCTATCAAAGATTTTACGGAAACTCTCTTGTTGGTGGTGTGGACAAAGCGAAAATTATAACCGTCAAGGAAGAGGtcgcaaagaagaaaaaaggaaagaacaaggATGGAAAGCTG ggAGAAAAAGCGAAACGAATCATCGAACAGAACGATAAAAAACGCAAAG acgaagaaagaaaaaaagatcaagaaaaatggAACAACTTTCTTAAAGACATTGACAACAATCTGAAGAAGGATAAATTCAGCACTGTTTTGCAGTTAGTCGATAAGTATCTTGAAGATTGCAAAACTCCCGAACTTCATCTTCAAGCGCTGATGAAAAAGGCCCAAAGTTGCGTTGGAGCCTGGCAGCAGACAA gaGCTGCTGACGCTGGATCTAATGACATGAAATATCCTGTCCTGTTACTGAAGAGTGTTCAGAAAATGGCTGAAGACTTCCACAGCCTTCTTAccgacaaagaaaaaaagaaattggctGGATTTATGCGGAAGCTAGGATTCGATGACATCGCAGCCACGCTTTACGATCTACCggaagaaagtgaaagaaaa GCTCAACAGCTATCGGTCCACACCACAAGCGCAAGATTCCAACTTGACTGCATGGGCCATTTACTCAAGCGGGAAACAAGAACTGATCGTGACTCAAGGGTCGACCACTTCATTCCAGATACATGGCAG CGTGAACTTCTTGATGCTGTGGACAAAAACGAGTCAGCGGTAATAGTGGCACCCACCTCGTCGGGAAAGACTTTTGCCTCATACTACTGCATGGAGAAAGTGCTGACTCAAGACAATGATGGTGTGGTGGTCTATGTTTCCCCAACAAAG GCCTTAGTGAATCAAGTTGCTGCTACAGTTTACGCTCGCTTTCATCGTAAACAGCTTCCAGAGGGAAGGGCGGTGTATGGTGTTTTCACGAGGGATTATCGATTCAACACGTTGAACTCTCAG ATCCTTGTTACGGTTCCTCAATGTTTGGAGATACTTTTTCTCTCGCCTCGTAGACAGGATTGGACAAAAAATGTTAGATACGTAATCTTCGATGAG GTTCACTGTCTTGGTCAAGAGATAGGAGCTGAAGTCTGGGAGCATCTTCTTCTTCTCATTCGCTGTCCCTTTCTGGCGCTCTCGGCAACCATTGGAAATCCAGATGACCTTACAAG GTGGTTGCAAGCCGCTCAAAACTTTCGAGAGCAGCaagacaaacaagaaaattgCCCGATGAGGAAGTCCTACAGAATCAGACTAG TTACCTTTCATGAACGATACTCAGATCTGGAAAAAAATGTATACCTTCCGAGTCCTAGCAATGGTGGATTTTCTGAAGAGTCCATGGAATACGAAGGTGTTTACGATGTCAAAGCTACAAGAGAGTTTGTGAGACTTCACCCTTGTGCTCAGCTTGGAGCAAAACAG CTACAAGAGAATTCCTTCCCAAGGGATATGGATTTCACCCCTCAAGAATCTCTACAACTTTTTGACGTCATGGCTAAGCACTGGCCAAACAAAGAATCCTTGCAG aaactttCCCCCGAGAGGTACTTCGAGAAAAATAAGTTCATTGACAAGAGCTGCGCACGACAGTATGAGAAGGACCTGAAGAGAGAATTCAAGTCTTGGGCCGATGAAAAACATCTTGAGAAG GTTCAAGCTGTTATACAGTCGCTGAATTCAGTTTTGCTGGAGAAACAGGCCTCGACTGAAGAGGAATGGACACAGCTTGGAATGGCTTCGttgggaaaatttttcatttggagCAATTTCCCAAAGCTCGTGGAACAGCTTAAGGCTCAAGGAAAACTGCCTGCTCTTGTTTTCAG CTTTGACCGCATTTTTTGCGAAGAGTTGGCATTTGGTCTCGCTCAGCACTTTCGAAAACGAGAGAAGCTTATTAAAGGCCAGAATAACTGGAAAGACTTGAAACTTGCTATAAAGAGGGTACGAAAGGcggaaaagaaatttaaaaggcTGAGAGATGGAGAGGCAGAGAGTACAAAAGAAGAAAG ATTGTGCAGGCAAGTAGGACAACAGTATGAAAAAGACTTTTCAGTCTTAACTGGTCCTATACCAGAGTGTACATTAGCCTTTACACACGAAATTGGAAACGAG GATTTACAGAAGATCATGGGTCGCATTTGGTCTGTGCATGGTTACTCACAATTAAAGAATGCTTTAAGACGAGGAATCAGTTACCATCACGCTGGACTGAAAAACAGAATTCGCTGCTGCGTGGAGATGCTATTTAGAGAGAAGTATCTTCAG GTCGTTACAGCAACAGGAACCTTGGCCCTTGGTATTCATATGCCTTGTAAAACGGTCGTATTTGCTGGAGATTCACCCTTTTTAAACTCCTTACAGTACAGACAG ATGTCTGGCAGGGCAGGTCGCCGAGGTTTTGACCCTGTGGGAAATGTAGTGTTTTTTGGAGTTCCTTTCCGTAAAATTCAACGTCTTATCACAGCCAATGTTCCAAAGATTGTTGGGAACTTCCCCATTAACGTATCATTGGTGTTGCGCTTGCTTCTGATGATATCAAAGGGAGATGATGTAAAAGATGCTCTCGGCACGAAG GCTCTCTCACTGCTGTCGCACCCTTTCATCTCCATTACTCACCCCGGAATGGAGGGCCAGATTAAGAAACATTTCTTATTCAGCGTCGAGCTTCTTGCCAGATTG GGTCttataaaacaagaaaacggCGCTCCTCAGGAGATGGCAGGACTGGCGACACATCTTCACTATCATGAGCCCTCAAACTATGTGTTGGTCAGTTTTCTTCAACGCGGTCTCTTCCACAAGATTTGTCAGCCGGGAAAGAATG GAAAATTCTCAGACGACGTGTTGAGAAAGATGGTGCTCGTTCTAAGCCACTTGTTCGGCAGACGATACCTTCACCCTTCATACAAACGAGCGGTCCATTTGTGCCCGACGTCAAAA GTAATTTTGGAGGATCTTCCAGATGAATTTGCTACGGCTCTAAGAGAGTACAACCGCCAAGTCACAGATGTCTTTAGTCAGTACCTCACTACGGTGGCTGCAGACCTCGAAAGGGAAAGAGGAGAGGAGAACAAACTCCCTTTATCGGGCATAG AATTTCCAAAGCAAGCAAGTGTTGGTGACGATGAAAAGTACGATGTTATCGAAGGGCTCGTGTCTTCATCCATACCGTACTCCGCCTGCTCTTCCTTCGCTGCATTGTCGGGAAATTCAGACATACAATTGCATTCTTCAAGCGAGACCGCAGCCAGTTATCCGAAATCACACGAAAGAAATGTCGACGTCGCCAAAGAGAACGCAACAGTTGAGCTTTATGAAGAAGATATAGAAGAAGAACCAATTGATCATCTGCTTGAG attgtTCGACGAGATGTTTACATCGACATCCATGTTGTTCCCATCCTCCGGCTAAAAAAATGCAACCCAGTCGGAAGTGCTATGCCCTTGAATGCTTATGCTCTGGATTTTTTCAAGCATGGGTCTGCCAAAGTCATTGAGAAAGAAAACGG AATCAAGGCCGGAGAAGTTTTTCAAGTGTTAAAGGATTTTTTCCTAACCATGAAGTCAATCAG TACTTCTCTGGAAGAGCTGGGTCCCGAGGGGGATAATGTGGTGGTAGCTTTCAAACAACTCGCTGAGGAGTATGGAAACAAGTTCAGAAAGCAGTTTGGTGCGGACATTTGA